From Cognatishimia activa, one genomic window encodes:
- a CDS encoding autotransporter assembly complex protein TamA: protein MIKTLRVCIPAILAVCAGWPNPAKTFEFELNADSSGLEASLVEASSVASLRNQEDVETIDVLAAARSDYGRLLGVLYQQARYGASISILVDGQEASEISLLQASKPVERVEISVIPRAAFTFSKAVIGPLASGSQVSEDFAPSRLAGTEVIRDTARTAINDWRDIGHAKAVITTQSITANHRQSQLNVDIKVDPGPRLRFGTLNVSEDGVVRPKRVREIAGLPVGEVFSPQELETASQRLRRSGVYRSVVLAEAEEINPDETLDIDAELVAAKPRRIGFGGEIGTVEGLSLSGFWLHRNLRGGGERLRLDAEVSGIRETGEGIDYSLGARFDRPATFTPDTALFVEGRLARVDEPDYKEDSARLGLGLSHIFSERLSGEASVAYQFSDVTDDLGSRELSFLQLPVGLTYDTRDDTLNATSGVYVDVDLMPFYETRGATTGLRFYSDLRTYLTPGEQDRLTAALRLQIGSVTGGSLTDIAPDMLFFSGGAGTVRGQGYQSLGVDLGGGLTVGGRSFIGASAELRTKVTDAWSLVAFYDAGFVGANDFGTGSGDWHFGAGLGVRYNTGIGPIRFDVAAPVGSGSGSNVEFYIGIGQAF, encoded by the coding sequence GTGATTAAAACTCTAAGGGTCTGTATTCCCGCGATTTTGGCAGTATGTGCCGGATGGCCCAACCCAGCAAAGACTTTTGAATTTGAGCTAAACGCAGATTCTTCTGGGTTAGAGGCTTCGTTGGTTGAAGCGTCGTCGGTAGCATCTCTACGCAATCAGGAAGATGTAGAGACGATCGACGTTCTGGCCGCTGCACGCTCTGATTATGGCCGCCTTTTGGGGGTTCTTTATCAGCAAGCCCGATACGGTGCCTCGATCAGCATTTTGGTTGATGGCCAAGAAGCCTCGGAAATCTCTCTTTTGCAGGCGTCCAAACCTGTCGAACGTGTTGAAATTTCGGTCATTCCCCGTGCAGCATTCACATTTTCCAAAGCCGTAATAGGTCCGCTTGCCTCAGGCTCTCAGGTTTCAGAGGATTTCGCGCCTTCCCGCTTAGCGGGAACCGAAGTTATTCGCGACACAGCGCGCACAGCGATCAATGATTGGCGAGATATCGGGCACGCGAAGGCTGTCATCACCACGCAATCGATCACGGCCAACCATCGGCAATCTCAATTGAATGTCGATATCAAAGTAGATCCCGGACCGCGATTGCGATTTGGCACGCTGAATGTCTCAGAAGATGGCGTTGTGCGCCCCAAGCGGGTCAGAGAAATAGCAGGGCTGCCAGTGGGCGAGGTGTTTTCACCACAGGAGTTGGAGACCGCGAGCCAAAGGTTGCGCCGCAGCGGTGTCTATCGATCTGTGGTGCTGGCCGAAGCGGAAGAGATCAATCCTGATGAGACCTTGGACATAGATGCAGAATTGGTCGCTGCAAAGCCTCGTCGCATTGGTTTTGGCGGTGAAATCGGAACCGTTGAGGGCCTTTCCCTGTCAGGGTTCTGGCTGCATCGCAACCTTCGCGGTGGCGGCGAACGTTTGAGGCTGGATGCTGAGGTGTCCGGTATTCGAGAGACCGGAGAGGGCATCGACTATAGTCTCGGTGCGCGGTTTGATCGTCCAGCGACCTTTACGCCAGATACAGCGCTATTTGTTGAAGGCAGATTGGCACGCGTTGATGAGCCAGACTACAAAGAAGACAGTGCACGGCTCGGTCTGGGGTTGAGCCATATCTTTAGTGAACGCCTTTCTGGTGAGGCCTCAGTTGCCTATCAGTTCTCCGATGTGACGGATGATCTCGGCAGTCGCGAACTGTCCTTTCTTCAATTACCAGTTGGTCTGACCTATGACACGCGGGATGATACGCTGAATGCTACCTCTGGTGTCTATGTCGATGTTGACCTGATGCCGTTTTATGAAACACGGGGGGCAACGACAGGGTTGCGGTTCTATTCCGATCTGCGCACCTACTTAACACCGGGCGAACAGGATCGTTTGACCGCTGCGTTGCGATTGCAAATCGGTAGCGTCACTGGTGGTAGCCTGACAGACATCGCACCCGACATGCTCTTCTTTTCAGGTGGGGCAGGAACAGTGCGGGGGCAGGGCTATCAATCCCTGGGTGTTGATCTGGGGGGAGGTCTGACGGTTGGGGGCCGCTCTTTCATCGGTGCATCAGCTGAATTGCGGACGAAAGTCACGGATGCATGGTCGCTCGTCGCCTTCTATGACGCGGGCTTCGTTGGTGCGAATGATTTTGGAACGGGCAGCGGCGATTGGCACTTCGGAGCAGGACTTGGCGTGAGATATAACACTGGCATTGGCCCCATCCGGTTTGATGTCGCGGCACCGGTAGGATCGGGCTCTGGAAGCAACGTCGAATTTTATATCGGTATCGGTCAGGCCTTCTGA
- a CDS encoding SPOR domain-containing protein, giving the protein MKNSIHGMGSTRRLGRVVLMVSTLALVSACEDFQGFNLNSGSGSGSNTPEQSTSTKFVERDVEAPEVFSASEAGLWDGRPSLGGVWVAHPDVTDPERVIIRNQANGKFVIGALFRRERALPGPRLQVSSDAAGALSMLAGQPVELEVTALRREETPVEPEVVETVETAETVETETLDPVASAAAAIDAAEATPAPAPAPKPAAAPKTSNLSKPFIQIGIFSVQSNAENTAAQMRRAGMVPTIKTGESNGKKFWRVVVGPASTSSERSSLLKKIKETGFTDAYAVTH; this is encoded by the coding sequence ATGAAAAATTCAATCCATGGGATGGGGTCCACACGGCGACTTGGACGGGTCGTTTTGATGGTTTCCACCCTCGCGTTGGTTTCTGCTTGTGAGGACTTTCAGGGCTTTAATCTGAACAGCGGTAGCGGTTCAGGTAGCAACACGCCGGAGCAAAGCACCTCGACCAAATTTGTAGAGCGCGATGTAGAGGCACCTGAGGTCTTTTCCGCGTCAGAAGCGGGTCTTTGGGATGGTCGCCCATCGCTTGGAGGTGTCTGGGTGGCCCATCCGGATGTAACCGATCCTGAACGCGTGATCATCCGAAATCAGGCCAATGGCAAGTTTGTCATCGGCGCGCTCTTCCGTCGTGAGCGCGCCCTGCCGGGACCACGTCTGCAAGTGTCTTCAGATGCTGCTGGTGCGCTTTCAATGCTTGCAGGCCAACCGGTTGAGCTGGAAGTAACCGCTCTGCGTCGTGAAGAGACACCGGTGGAGCCAGAAGTGGTTGAGACGGTTGAAACCGCTGAGACCGTAGAGACCGAAACACTCGATCCGGTCGCCTCTGCGGCGGCGGCAATTGATGCAGCGGAAGCCACGCCGGCCCCTGCCCCGGCGCCAAAACCAGCGGCTGCACCAAAGACCAGCAATCTTTCAAAACCGTTCATTCAGATCGGCATCTTCAGCGTTCAGTCCAATGCCGAGAACACAGCCGCGCAGATGCGCCGCGCAGGCATGGTGCCCACCATCAAAACCGGCGAAAGCAACGGCAAGAAATTCTGGCGAGTTGTGGTTGGCCCAGCCTCAACGTCTTCAGAACGGTCGTCCTTGCTGAAAAAGATCAAAGAGACCGGCTTTACCGACGCTTATGCGGTTACACACTAA
- a CDS encoding D-alanyl-D-alanine carboxypeptidase family protein: MKTVKSVLMGTIAAALISVPAWAFETRAKAAFVIDQTTGTVLLTKNADDALPPASMSKLMTLYMAFEAVRDGRLSMEERLPVSQHAMSYGGSTMFLDTTDRVKVVDLIRGIIVLSGNDACAVIAETLSPDGTEEGFARQMTLRARQLGMTNSTFANSNGWPAPGHRMSMRDLALLANKLIADFPEFYPMFAETEFAFDGRAPRNTQNRNPLLALGIGADGLKTGHTQEAGYGLVGSAKQAGRRVIFAISGMDSAKDRAEVSEQIVNWAFRQFSERQVLRAGKRVAQADVWMGASTKVGLVSEADVDILLPVIGQNDLEAEVVYNGPLQAPIQKGQALAELVIKPMDLPEIRVPLVAEADVAAGGFSVRMRTATSVLMSQFGLTSEGAS, encoded by the coding sequence ATGAAAACAGTCAAATCTGTGCTAATGGGCACGATTGCAGCCGCGTTGATTTCAGTTCCCGCGTGGGCCTTTGAAACACGCGCCAAAGCGGCCTTTGTAATCGACCAAACCACAGGCACCGTTCTTTTGACCAAGAATGCGGATGATGCTTTGCCACCCGCCTCTATGTCAAAACTGATGACACTTTACATGGCCTTTGAGGCCGTACGCGACGGGCGTCTCTCGATGGAAGAAAGGCTCCCGGTTTCGCAACACGCTATGAGCTACGGTGGCTCAACAATGTTTCTGGATACGACAGATCGGGTGAAAGTGGTGGATTTGATCCGCGGGATCATTGTGCTTTCTGGCAACGATGCCTGTGCGGTGATTGCGGAAACGCTGAGCCCAGACGGCACCGAAGAAGGTTTTGCGCGTCAGATGACCCTGCGGGCGCGCCAACTCGGCATGACAAATTCTACTTTTGCGAATTCCAATGGCTGGCCAGCCCCTGGGCACCGTATGTCCATGCGAGATCTGGCTCTTTTGGCCAATAAACTGATCGCCGATTTCCCAGAATTCTACCCGATGTTTGCGGAAACCGAGTTTGCCTTTGACGGGCGCGCGCCGCGGAACACACAGAACCGCAATCCACTTTTGGCGCTTGGCATTGGTGCAGACGGTTTGAAAACCGGTCACACGCAGGAAGCAGGCTATGGCCTGGTGGGTTCTGCAAAACAAGCTGGGCGTCGCGTGATTTTTGCGATTTCCGGCATGGATAGCGCCAAAGATCGTGCGGAAGTTTCCGAACAGATTGTCAATTGGGCCTTCCGGCAGTTTAGCGAACGTCAGGTCCTGCGCGCAGGCAAACGCGTGGCGCAGGCAGATGTCTGGATGGGGGCGAGCACGAAGGTCGGGTTGGTCTCAGAAGCGGATGTCGACATTTTGCTCCCAGTGATTGGGCAAAATGATCTGGAAGCAGAGGTTGTTTACAATGGACCGCTGCAGGCCCCTATTCAAAAAGGTCAGGCCCTGGCGGAATTGGTGATCAAGCCGATGGATCTGCCAGAAATTCGTGTCCCACTGGTGGCCGAAGCAGATGTCGCCGCTGGTGGTTTTTCGGTGCGTATGCGCACAGCGACCTCGGTTTTGATGTCTCAATTTGGGCTGACTTCTGAGGGTGCAAGTTGA
- the tmk gene encoding dTMP kinase, producing MTDHQIKRPGTFITFEGIDGSGKSTQTKRLAAHLESLGHEVILTREPGGSVGAEEIRSLVLEGDPDRWSAETELLLFTAARRDHLERTIYPALDAGKIVICDRFADSTRMYQGLSRGDLREKVDKLHGLMIGTEPDLTILIDMDPAIGLARAKGRQTAEERFEDFGQELQIKMRHGFLDLAQQFKDRFRLIDGNRDMDDVAADIRLAVTDYLP from the coding sequence TTGACCGACCACCAAATCAAACGGCCCGGCACGTTTATCACCTTTGAAGGCATTGACGGGTCTGGAAAATCCACCCAGACCAAACGGCTTGCTGCTCATCTGGAAAGCCTCGGTCACGAAGTTATTCTGACACGCGAACCCGGCGGTTCAGTTGGGGCCGAAGAAATCCGTAGCCTGGTGCTTGAGGGCGATCCAGATCGTTGGTCTGCTGAGACTGAGCTTCTGCTTTTTACGGCCGCGCGTCGTGATCATCTCGAACGCACCATCTATCCGGCATTGGACGCTGGCAAGATTGTAATTTGCGACCGGTTTGCCGATAGCACGCGCATGTATCAGGGCCTCTCTCGCGGGGATCTGCGCGAAAAAGTTGATAAACTTCATGGACTTATGATCGGCACAGAGCCTGACCTTACGATACTGATCGACATGGATCCCGCGATTGGTCTGGCGCGGGCGAAGGGCCGACAGACAGCGGAAGAGCGCTTTGAAGACTTCGGCCAGGAGTTGCAGATCAAAATGCGCCACGGGTTTCTGGACCTCGCACAACAGTTCAAGGACCGTTTCCGTCTGATCGATGGCAACCGAGATATGGACGACGTTGCAGCCGATATTCGTCTGGCCGTCACGGACTATCTGCCATGA
- a CDS encoding DNA polymerase III subunit delta', whose protein sequence is MSDDNLPESDRIEGAPHPRETARIFGQDAAQAGFLEAFNADRLHHGWLLTGPKGVGKATLAWKIAQFLLATPKDDGGGLFGDAPQIADSLDIDPEHPVARRIQAGSEPGLFSVKRPYDEKTKKLKSQITVDEIRKLKNFFALSAADGGRRVVIVDSADEMNVSAANALLKLLEEPPADTTILLISHQPSRLLPTIRSRCRELRLSALSSEDMAAALAQAEVEAEHSDAMAELSAGSVGEAIRLSQSGGLRIYADIVNLFSELPQLNRPRALALAESAVGRGAEERYDLMLNLIDLFLIRIARTGATGQPPVVEAAPGEAQLLSRLSPTPHKTRAWAEVAAEITSRSRHGKSVNLDPAALVLDTVWKIQQTAQG, encoded by the coding sequence ATGAGCGATGACAATTTGCCTGAAAGCGACCGCATTGAAGGCGCACCGCACCCGCGTGAAACCGCTCGGATATTTGGACAAGATGCTGCTCAGGCAGGCTTTTTGGAAGCCTTCAACGCCGATCGTCTGCACCATGGCTGGCTGCTGACTGGTCCCAAGGGCGTAGGCAAAGCCACATTGGCTTGGAAAATCGCGCAGTTTTTGCTCGCTACGCCGAAGGATGACGGTGGTGGTCTCTTTGGGGATGCGCCTCAAATTGCTGACAGTCTGGATATTGACCCAGAACATCCGGTCGCACGGCGCATTCAGGCGGGGTCGGAACCGGGTCTTTTCTCCGTCAAACGTCCTTATGACGAGAAAACCAAAAAGCTGAAAAGCCAGATCACTGTTGATGAAATCCGCAAGTTGAAGAACTTCTTTGCTCTCTCTGCAGCGGATGGAGGCCGCCGCGTTGTGATTGTGGACAGCGCCGATGAAATGAACGTTAGTGCGGCCAACGCGCTATTAAAGTTGCTCGAAGAGCCCCCTGCTGACACAACAATCTTATTGATCTCGCACCAGCCTTCTCGCCTTTTGCCGACCATTCGCTCGCGCTGTCGCGAATTGCGCCTGAGCGCGCTGAGCAGCGAAGACATGGCCGCCGCTCTAGCGCAGGCCGAGGTCGAAGCGGAACATTCCGATGCCATGGCCGAGCTTTCAGCTGGATCCGTCGGTGAAGCCATTAGGCTGTCGCAATCAGGCGGATTGCGGATCTACGCAGATATTGTGAATCTCTTTTCCGAGCTGCCACAGCTCAACCGCCCAAGAGCATTGGCACTGGCGGAATCTGCGGTCGGAAGGGGCGCTGAAGAACGCTATGATCTTATGCTGAATCTGATCGACCTCTTCCTGATCCGTATTGCACGCACTGGAGCGACCGGCCAACCACCTGTGGTCGAAGCAGCACCGGGAGAAGCCCAGCTCTTGAGTCGGCTCTCCCCAACCCCGCACAAAACAAGGGCGTGGGCAGAGGTCGCTGCCGAGATCACCTCACGTAGCCGCCATGGTAAGTCAGTTAATCTTGACCCCGCCGCCTTGGTGCTGGATACGGTTTGGAAGATACAACAAACCGCTCAAGGCTGA
- a CDS encoding TatD family hydrolase encodes MTNAPLITDSHCHLDFPDFDGEHDALIARASEAGVGRMVTICTRLRNEPQVRALAEKYAPVFYAAGTHPMSAADEPLATVEELVAMAQHPKFVGIGESGLDYHYTAESADIQKQSLRVHIEAARQTGLPLIIHARAADEDMARILSDEHAAGAYSCVMHCYCSGPELAKTCLDLGFYLSMSGIATFKKSQEVRDIFAAAPVDRVLVETDSPYLAPTPYRGKRNEPAYTAHTAQVGAEVFGMDYAEFAAQTEANFERLFTKAIPKAAAA; translated from the coding sequence ATGACCAACGCCCCCCTGATTACCGACAGCCACTGCCATCTGGATTTCCCGGATTTTGACGGTGAACACGATGCGTTGATTGCGCGCGCATCAGAGGCCGGCGTGGGGCGCATGGTGACGATTTGCACACGGCTTAGAAACGAGCCTCAAGTGCGTGCTTTGGCTGAGAAATACGCGCCCGTCTTCTATGCCGCAGGCACCCATCCCATGAGTGCAGCCGATGAGCCTTTGGCCACCGTTGAAGAACTCGTTGCGATGGCGCAGCACCCCAAGTTCGTGGGCATTGGCGAAAGCGGGCTGGACTACCATTACACCGCTGAAAGCGCTGACATTCAAAAACAGTCATTGCGAGTGCATATCGAGGCGGCTCGACAGACTGGCCTGCCCCTGATCATCCATGCCCGCGCGGCGGATGAGGATATGGCACGCATCCTGTCTGATGAGCATGCAGCAGGCGCTTATAGCTGCGTCATGCATTGCTATTGCTCCGGGCCTGAACTCGCCAAGACTTGCCTTGATCTGGGATTTTATCTGTCGATGTCTGGCATCGCGACGTTCAAGAAAAGCCAAGAAGTGCGCGACATCTTCGCGGCGGCTCCTGTTGATCGTGTGCTTGTAGAGACCGACAGTCCCTACCTTGCGCCAACGCCTTATCGCGGCAAGCGCAACGAACCGGCCTACACCGCACATACAGCACAGGTAGGTGCAGAGGTCTTCGGCATGGACTACGCCGAATTTGCGGCGCAGACCGAAGCCAACTTTGAACGGCTCTTCACCAAAGCGATCCCAAAGGCGGCGGCTGCATGA
- a CDS encoding MBL fold metallo-hydrolase, which produces MSDTLSFTILGCGSSGGVPRLGGHWGDCDPNEPKNTRTRCSLLVEREGPEGKTTVLIDTSPDMRQQLLRENVGRLDGVIYTHNHADHVHGLDDLRMIVFNMRERVKVWADTPTQDALLSRFGYAFVQPDGSPYPPILDLHGITGDVTIDGAGGPITFEPLEVTHGSIDALGFRIHDVLYMPDVSDIPETIWPKLQGLRCWILDALRRTPHPTHAHLERSLEWIERAAPAEAVLTNMHIDLDYKTIAEETGDNIQPAYDGLKLHFAI; this is translated from the coding sequence ATGAGCGATACCCTAAGCTTCACGATCCTCGGCTGCGGCAGTTCCGGCGGCGTTCCGCGTTTGGGTGGGCATTGGGGAGACTGCGATCCCAATGAACCAAAGAACACCCGCACGCGCTGCTCCCTGTTGGTTGAGCGCGAAGGCCCTGAGGGCAAAACCACAGTTCTGATCGACACCAGCCCAGATATGCGCCAGCAACTTTTGCGTGAAAATGTTGGGCGCTTGGATGGCGTGATCTACACCCACAACCATGCCGATCACGTGCACGGTTTGGACGACCTGCGAATGATCGTTTTCAACATGCGTGAGCGGGTGAAAGTCTGGGCGGATACGCCGACCCAAGACGCACTGCTTTCGCGTTTTGGTTATGCCTTTGTGCAGCCAGATGGCTCCCCCTACCCGCCGATCCTTGATCTGCACGGGATCACCGGGGATGTCACCATTGACGGTGCTGGTGGGCCGATCACTTTTGAGCCCTTGGAAGTCACACACGGCAGCATCGACGCGCTTGGGTTCCGCATACATGACGTGCTCTATATGCCTGATGTTTCAGATATTCCGGAAACCATCTGGCCGAAGCTGCAGGGGCTACGCTGCTGGATCTTGGATGCTCTGCGTCGCACGCCACACCCAACGCATGCGCATTTAGAGCGGTCTTTGGAATGGATCGAGCGCGCGGCACCCGCCGAAGCGGTTTTGACCAACATGCATATCGATCTGGATTACAAAACGATTGCAGAAGAAACCGGCGACAATATTCAGCCTGCCTATGACGGGTTGAAATTGCATTTTGCGATTTAA
- a CDS encoding AEC family transporter, giving the protein MLEILNVVLPVFVLIGVGYAARWVNLITDALVDALMRFAITFAVPALLFQGISKLDLSRNFDPALLSSFYIAAAASFCIGILGARFLFKRDIEDSIVIGFACLFSNSLMLGLPIAERAYGPEGLSGNFAIISIHSLFAYGVGITTMEIVKARGKSVLQILQTVLKGMLSNALVVAIACAFAANLSGLTIPAAVDDSLDLLARSALPIALFAIGGILRRYRPEGDLRTIFFICLVSLVFHPSLTYLLAHSMDLSKDGLRSAVTTASMAPGVNSYLFANIYGRAKRVAASAVLVGTTISIFSVSIWLIILP; this is encoded by the coding sequence ATGCTTGAAATCCTAAACGTCGTCCTTCCGGTCTTTGTGCTGATCGGGGTTGGGTATGCGGCGCGCTGGGTAAATCTGATTACTGACGCTCTGGTCGATGCGCTGATGCGCTTTGCAATCACCTTTGCGGTCCCTGCACTTCTCTTTCAGGGCATTTCCAAACTCGATCTCTCGCGCAACTTTGACCCAGCCCTTCTCAGCAGCTTTTATATCGCTGCGGCGGCAAGTTTCTGCATCGGCATACTGGGTGCGCGGTTCCTCTTCAAACGCGACATCGAAGACAGCATTGTGATCGGCTTTGCCTGTCTCTTTTCCAACTCGCTCATGTTAGGCCTGCCCATCGCTGAACGGGCCTATGGCCCGGAAGGGCTGTCTGGAAACTTTGCGATCATTTCAATCCACTCGCTTTTTGCCTACGGAGTAGGCATCACCACGATGGAAATTGTAAAAGCACGCGGCAAGTCAGTGCTGCAGATCCTTCAAACGGTATTGAAAGGCATGCTATCTAACGCACTCGTGGTTGCTATTGCCTGTGCCTTTGCTGCCAATCTCTCAGGTCTGACAATCCCTGCGGCAGTGGATGACAGCCTTGATCTTCTGGCGCGGTCAGCCCTCCCGATTGCTCTTTTTGCGATCGGCGGCATCCTGCGGCGCTATCGTCCCGAAGGCGATCTGCGAACCATCTTTTTCATTTGTTTAGTGTCTTTGGTCTTCCATCCAAGCCTGACCTACCTTCTGGCGCATTCGATGGATCTTTCTAAGGACGGTCTAAGATCTGCGGTCACAACTGCTTCCATGGCCCCAGGGGTCAACAGCTACCTCTTTGCGAATATATATGGCCGCGCAAAACGCGTAGCTGCCAGTGCCGTCCTAGTCGGTACAACTATCTCAATTTTTTCGGTATCGATCTGGCTGATCATCCTGCCATAG
- a CDS encoding DsbA family oxidoreductase, translating to MALRVDIVSDVVCPWCAVGYKQLEKAVAATGHEIEVHWHPFELNPQMGADGQNLREHLTEKYGSSKEQSDQVRGKLKELGDELGFAFNFKEESRIFNTFEAHQLIHWAGEQGKAHELKLALLAAYFSDGKDVSDPEVLLAEVAGIGLEADKAREALESGAFAEIVRSKQEFWHSHGINSVPSMIFDSKHLVPGAQGTETYVKILEQLAGSPTNS from the coding sequence ATGGCATTGCGTGTCGATATTGTCTCTGATGTGGTCTGCCCGTGGTGCGCCGTTGGGTATAAGCAACTCGAAAAGGCCGTCGCCGCAACAGGCCATGAAATCGAGGTTCATTGGCACCCGTTTGAACTGAACCCGCAAATGGGTGCAGACGGTCAAAATCTACGTGAGCACCTGACTGAGAAATATGGGTCCAGCAAGGAGCAATCCGATCAGGTCCGGGGCAAACTCAAAGAACTCGGTGATGAGCTTGGCTTTGCATTCAATTTCAAAGAAGAGAGCCGGATATTCAACACATTTGAAGCACACCAGCTGATCCATTGGGCTGGCGAGCAAGGCAAAGCACATGAGCTGAAACTCGCACTTCTGGCCGCCTATTTTTCAGATGGGAAAGACGTTTCTGACCCAGAAGTTCTGCTGGCTGAAGTCGCCGGAATTGGGCTTGAAGCTGACAAGGCCCGTGAGGCTCTGGAAAGCGGTGCATTTGCTGAAATCGTGCGTAGTAAGCAGGAATTCTGGCACTCGCATGGAATCAACAGCGTGCCATCGATGATTTTTGACAGCAAACACCTTGTACCGGGCGCACAAGGCACTGAAACTTACGTCAAAATCCTAGAACAGCTGGCCGGATCCCCAACGAATTCCTAA
- a CDS encoding class I SAM-dependent methyltransferase, with product MSHLDIVDEHYADTPYMTRSRANLVKAIIEDNNAKDIIEIGFFHGKSSCYIAAILEDQDAGHLSTFDLSKARDKEPNIEEMLAKTGLSHRVTPFFAKRSYTWELQRLITASPRPQFDFCFFDGGHTWDNTGFGVLLIDMLLRPGGLILLDDMDWTIGGSQYYQNNPGRMKPYDMDEREAPAVRRVWETILPHLGYEQVCEYREFQLGLARKKIV from the coding sequence ATGTCACATTTGGATATTGTCGACGAGCATTACGCAGATACCCCCTATATGACCCGATCCCGCGCCAATTTGGTCAAGGCCATTATTGAGGACAATAATGCAAAAGACATCATCGAGATTGGTTTCTTTCACGGCAAAAGCAGCTGTTACATCGCAGCGATTTTAGAAGATCAGGATGCAGGCCATCTCTCCACATTCGATCTGAGCAAGGCGCGTGATAAAGAGCCAAATATCGAAGAAATGCTGGCAAAAACGGGGCTCAGCCATCGTGTGACACCCTTTTTTGCCAAACGCTCCTACACGTGGGAGCTACAACGGTTGATCACCGCGTCCCCCCGACCTCAGTTCGATTTCTGTTTCTTTGACGGCGGCCATACTTGGGATAACACCGGTTTTGGGGTGCTGCTCATCGATATGCTATTGCGGCCTGGTGGACTTATTTTGCTGGATGATATGGATTGGACCATTGGCGGATCGCAATATTATCAAAACAACCCTGGCCGGATGAAGCCTTATGATATGGATGAACGCGAAGCCCCGGCTGTTCGCCGTGTCTGGGAAACCATTCTTCCGCATCTCGGATATGAACAGGTTTGCGAATACCGAGAATTCCAACTCGGCCTAGCGCGGAAGAAAATTGTTTAA